The DNA sequence GCATCTGCTGGGGGACAGCGGCAATGCATTGATTTCTCAGCCTCCCCTGGTCGGCTGGATCTTCTCCGGTCTGTTATCGATTATCGGGCACTGGTCTTCATCACTGGTTCTGTTTTCCTACTTCTCGACGGCAGCGATGTTGTATGTCGCATATCGACTGACGCGTAAAGTCTGTAATCCGCGGTATGCGCTGGTCTATTGCTTCTTACTTGCATTCCATCCGGTGGTGCTCAAGCAGATTCAACTGATTGAGGCGCCTGCGTTCCCCATTCTGTTTGCCCTGCTGACGATCTGGGGCTTCATTACGCACTTGCAGTCTGAATCGGGTGTGGTCTCGTACAAACTCCTGTGCGGAGGGATTTCGTTGGGGCTCTGTTTGTTGTCGGGAGGAGTCCTGGCACTGGGAGTGTTACTGATGCTCGGGGTGTTTATTATCAACCCCCTGTATCTGCCCCGCGGTCGTTCCCTGGCAGATCAACAGAAGATGCCCGGGGTGAAGCAGGTATTGAGAGTCTGGAAATCACTCCTGGTTCTGGCGTTCACGGGTTTTGCCGTCGGGGGCTGGTGGGAACTGATGGCGGCTTCTCAGATTGAAGGCTTCTGGTCCAACTGGTTCGCAGGCACCGGTCAGCCCACGATCAGCTTTTACTGGAAGGCGGAATTTTATCCGTCTTATCTGGCCCGGGATATCATTTCTTCCATGGGCTTTCTGTTGGGGTTTGCCATTTTCGGCCTGTTTCACGGTATCAAACGAGTACTGAACCCGCAGGGAGGAAATCTGCAGGAGATCGCCTGGTTGCGTCTGGTCGTCATCTGGGCATTGTGTGGTGCCTTATTCTGGTGGGGCGTGCAATACCTGCCGCAGATGAATACCAGTACCCGGGCCATGTGGAAGCTGTTCTTCATCATTCCATGATGGCGGTCGTTGCCTGGGAATTCCAGCAGATCGCTCTACGACGAGTAGGCTATCCGACTGTGCTGGCGGTATTTACCCTGGGTGTATTGGCGGTGATTTTCATCAACGCTTCTAATACGGATACGCTCAGTCCATTGATCAGCTCGCGTTTTCTGAGGCAGTTGATCATTCTGGGTTTATCACTGGTGATGGTGCTCTGGTACAGTCATCGATTTAAGAAAGAGCATGCCCACAGGATTGTCGAAGTCGCGCTGGTGCTGGCTTTGTCTGTTTTGCATGTGGTCTATGGTGTCTTTTCCATTCCTAAACCTCACCCGGCTGGCGAACGGCTGCTACAGTTTGAGAATCAACTGCGATTGACTGAAAATGTGGGAGATTGTTTTCTGGTCAGCAAGAGTGACCAGGTGCCCCTGGAACTGAAATTTCTGGTGTTCTATCTATGGGGGGATATCGAACTCAAGCAGATACAGGGGGCTGTGTTGCCCCAGGATCTCCAGATTCCTGATCGCACTCATGCTGATGAACCTGGTGAGAAGCAGGTGATAATTCGCTGGGGGGCATCTCCTGTTGCGTTACGTAATATCCTGAACGCGGATTTTGTCTTAAAGCCTGTTGCACAGCCCGATGTTTACAAAAATCAGGAATTGCAGGCGGATCTCGTCAGTAAAGCACCACCTGGTTTCTGAATTAGTTATCTCAATGTTTTCGTGATATTTTGCTTTGGAGTCAGCTACATGAAACTTCTGAATCTTTTCGCTTATTCTTCACGAGCCCGGCAGGCCGTGGTTTGCTTTTCTTTATTTACACTGTGCCTGACCGGATTGAGCTCGTTCACTCTCGCAGCTGACCCGGTCGTGCTGGAAGAGACTGAGCAGCAGAAATGGTACAAAGGTAATCTGCAT is a window from the Gimesia benthica genome containing:
- a CDS encoding ArnT family glycosyltransferase, whose amino-acid sequence is MVIISDQELLQRSAEPAHDLFPVMRRASVMSPLVALLALGPGLLAFHSYRIDELSAWFGLQCLGKSHLLGDSGNALISQPPLVGWIFSGLLSIIGHWSSSLVLFSYFSTAAMLYVAYRLTRKVCNPRYALVYCFLLAFHPVVLKQIQLIEAPAFPILFALLTIWGFITHLQSESGVVSYKLLCGGISLGLCLLSGGVLALGVLLMLGVFIINPLYLPRGRSLADQQKMPGVKQVLRVWKSLLVLAFTGFAVGGWWELMAASQIEGFWSNWFAGTGQPTISFYWKAEFYPSYLARDIISSMGFLLGFAIFGLFHGIKRVLNPQGGNLQEIAWLRLVVIWALCGALFWWGVQYLPQMNTSTRAMWKLFFIIP